Proteins found in one Microbacterium sp. SSM24 genomic segment:
- a CDS encoding DUF445 domain-containing protein: MSPTPTALLSPADQERRRGLRLMKGVALGALVAMAVVFVISFAFQAQVPALAYVRAAAEGGMVGALADWFAVTALFRHPLGIPIPHTAIIPNRKDEIGRTLGEFVETEFLRSDVVRTKLEATAISARLGEWLSDPVHAERVAAEASVMASGVLEALSDDDVQGIIEDLAREHLIAPEWGPPLGAWLGRIVESGAHHGAVDMAVDTIGAWLEANRVAFTGLVSKRLPSWLPSVAHRLVDDTVYNEAVKFVAAVRADPDHQARQAIDGYLDRLAENLQHDPATIGRLEDAKSTVFDSPRIRELAAEAWNTAKAGLLTSLADPDSALRRRAATALAEIGERLTTDASLQRRVDSWVTDAAVFLVDRYRHDIASIITDTVERWDPKETTEKIELMVGRDLQYIRLNGTVVGALAGLAIFSIAHAFLG, encoded by the coding sequence ATGTCGCCCACCCCCACGGCCCTGCTGAGCCCCGCCGACCAGGAGCGGCGCCGCGGCCTTCGACTCATGAAAGGCGTCGCACTCGGCGCCCTCGTGGCCATGGCGGTCGTGTTCGTCATCTCGTTCGCGTTCCAGGCGCAGGTTCCCGCCCTCGCCTACGTGCGCGCGGCGGCGGAGGGCGGCATGGTCGGCGCGCTCGCCGACTGGTTCGCGGTGACGGCGCTGTTCCGGCATCCGCTCGGGATCCCCATCCCGCACACGGCGATCATCCCCAACCGCAAGGACGAGATCGGACGCACGCTGGGCGAGTTCGTCGAGACGGAGTTCCTGCGCAGCGACGTCGTGCGCACCAAGCTCGAGGCGACGGCGATCTCTGCGCGGCTCGGCGAGTGGCTGAGCGACCCCGTCCACGCGGAGCGGGTCGCCGCCGAGGCATCCGTCATGGCATCGGGCGTGCTGGAGGCGCTCAGCGACGACGACGTCCAGGGCATCATCGAGGATCTCGCCCGCGAGCACCTCATCGCACCGGAGTGGGGGCCGCCGCTCGGCGCGTGGCTGGGTCGCATCGTGGAGTCGGGCGCCCACCACGGCGCGGTCGACATGGCCGTCGACACGATCGGGGCGTGGCTCGAAGCCAATCGGGTCGCGTTCACGGGGCTCGTCTCGAAGCGGCTGCCGTCGTGGCTGCCGTCGGTGGCGCATCGCCTCGTCGACGACACCGTCTACAACGAGGCCGTCAAGTTCGTCGCCGCCGTCCGCGCCGATCCCGACCACCAGGCGCGCCAGGCCATCGACGGATACCTCGACCGCCTCGCCGAGAACCTGCAGCACGACCCGGCGACGATCGGCCGACTCGAGGACGCGAAGTCGACCGTGTTCGACAGCCCGCGCATCCGCGAACTCGCCGCCGAGGCGTGGAACACCGCGAAAGCCGGGCTGCTCACCTCGCTCGCCGACCCCGACAGCGCGCTGCGTCGGCGGGCCGCGACGGCGCTCGCCGAGATCGGCGAGCGGCTGACGACGGATGCCTCCCTCCAGCGTCGCGTGGACTCCTGGGTGACCGATGCCGCCGTCTTCCTCGTGGACCGGTACCGCCACGACATCGCATCGATCATCACCGACACCGTCGAGCGCTGGGATCCGAAGGAGACGACCGAGAAGATCGAGCTGATGGTGGGACGCGACCTTCAGTACATCCGGCTCAACGGCACGGTTGTCGGTGCACTGGCGGGCCTCGCGATCTTCTCTATCGCGCACGCGTTCCTCGGGTGA
- a CDS encoding agmatinase family protein encodes MTLFHDPLWPRAGGWPAPDAASGGWDAVLLGVPAWRTSLSPTGAHATPAAVREALRRFSPTLLGPPPLDLTESLRIADAGDIASPDGPEGEASVRAAVAELTADAALVVALGGDNSVTYPVAQGAGATGVITLDAHFDLRDGVSNGSPVRRLVEDGLDPRRIVQLGIADFANSVAYAQRAADLGITVVGLDDVRRRGAADVVAEALEIAGADGGRIHLDIDVDVCDRSVAPGCPASVPGGLAAWELRAIVRAAASDARVRTADIVEVDATADAPDGRTVRLAALCVLELLAGKATGA; translated from the coding sequence GTGACGCTCTTCCACGATCCCCTCTGGCCGCGGGCCGGCGGGTGGCCCGCTCCCGACGCCGCATCCGGCGGCTGGGATGCCGTCCTGCTCGGCGTTCCCGCCTGGCGCACGTCGCTGTCGCCGACGGGCGCGCACGCGACTCCGGCAGCCGTGCGTGAAGCGCTGCGACGATTCAGTCCCACGCTCCTCGGACCGCCGCCGCTGGATCTGACCGAGAGCCTGCGCATCGCCGATGCGGGCGATATCGCGTCACCCGATGGGCCCGAGGGCGAGGCATCCGTCCGCGCCGCGGTGGCTGAACTGACGGCGGATGCCGCGCTCGTCGTCGCGCTCGGCGGCGACAACTCGGTGACCTACCCGGTGGCGCAGGGCGCCGGCGCGACCGGCGTCATCACCCTGGACGCGCACTTCGATCTGCGCGACGGCGTCTCGAACGGCTCGCCGGTGCGGCGGCTCGTCGAGGACGGCCTCGATCCTCGCCGCATCGTGCAGCTCGGCATCGCCGACTTCGCGAACTCCGTCGCGTACGCGCAGCGCGCCGCCGACCTCGGGATCACCGTGGTGGGCCTCGACGATGTGCGGCGCCGCGGCGCGGCCGACGTCGTGGCCGAGGCGCTCGAGATCGCGGGTGCCGACGGCGGCCGCATCCACCTCGACATCGACGTGGACGTGTGCGATCGCTCGGTGGCGCCGGGGTGCCCGGCGTCGGTGCCAGGTGGGCTCGCCGCGTGGGAGCTCCGCGCGATCGTGCGGGCTGCGGCATCCGATGCGCGCGTGCGCACCGCCGACATCGTCGAAGTCGACGCCACGGCCGACGCCCCGGACGGGCGCACCGTGCGGCTTGCGGCGCTGTGCGTGCTGGAGCTGCTGGCCGGGAAGGCGACCGGCGCATGA
- a CDS encoding gamma-glutamylcyclotransferase family protein: MAADQLLFSYGTLQNPDVQLDTFGRLLVAEDDVLPGYTVDYAEIEDTRVVDLSGLSVHPIVRATGSALDKVVGKALWVTEDELDASDEYEVALYRRVQVRLASDRDAWVYVSV, from the coding sequence GTGGCCGCCGACCAGCTCCTCTTCAGCTACGGGACGCTCCAGAATCCCGATGTCCAACTCGACACGTTCGGGCGCCTCCTCGTCGCCGAGGACGACGTCCTCCCCGGCTACACCGTCGACTACGCCGAGATCGAGGACACCCGCGTCGTCGATCTGTCCGGCCTGTCGGTGCACCCGATCGTGCGCGCGACGGGAAGTGCGCTCGACAAGGTCGTCGGCAAAGCGCTGTGGGTTACGGAGGACGAACTCGACGCGTCCGACGAGTACGAGGTCGCACTCTACCGACGGGTCCAGGTCAGGCTCGCCAGCGACCGGGACGCCTGGGTCTACGTGTCGGTCTGA